Proteins encoded within one genomic window of Elstera cyanobacteriorum:
- a CDS encoding helix-turn-helix domain-containing protein, which translates to MPHDDAPLSHDTFVAALLANPAVKTEYDRLAASEMPAFDAILAARREAGLTQAEVAERMGTKAPAVARLEQALVTGRPSPSLATLNRYARALGKKLEVRLV; encoded by the coding sequence GTGCCCCACGATGATGCCCCGCTGTCCCATGATACCTTTGTTGCGGCGCTCCTGGCAAACCCAGCCGTCAAAACGGAATATGACCGGTTAGCAGCAAGTGAGATGCCCGCTTTTGATGCAATCCTCGCAGCCCGGCGCGAGGCGGGTTTAACCCAAGCCGAAGTGGCCGAACGGATGGGGACCAAGGCGCCTGCGGTCGCGCGGTTGGAACAGGCGCTGGTGACCGGGCGACCGTCGCCATCGCTTGCAACCCTTAATCGTTATGCCCGGGCGCTCGGGAAAAAGCTGGAAGTTCGGCTCGTCTAG
- a CDS encoding tripartite tricarboxylate transporter substrate binding protein BugD has product MKRFLLSALATTTLLAGAAHAQDYPNKLITVIVPFAAGGPTDTVARLVGQSMSKSLGQQVIIENVGGAGGTLGAARVAKAAPDGYTVLLHHIGQATSVALYRKLPYDTLNDFAPVGLITDVPMTFVAKSAFPAKDLKELVAYAQANKDKVSYANAGVGSASHLCGMLFMTAIKAELTTVPYKGTGPAMNDLLGGQVDFMCDQTTNTTSQIKGGKIKVYGVTTKTRVPSLNEVPTMDEAGLPGFEVAVWHGLYAPKGTPQPVIAKLTKALQEALKDPNVVTRFAELGTEPVSPDRATPEALGKHLKAEIDKWSPIIKAAGVYAD; this is encoded by the coding sequence ATGAAACGGTTCCTACTGTCTGCCCTGGCCACGACCACTCTGCTGGCAGGGGCGGCCCACGCCCAGGATTATCCGAACAAGCTGATCACGGTCATCGTCCCCTTCGCGGCGGGCGGGCCGACCGATACGGTCGCGCGGCTGGTTGGCCAGTCGATGAGCAAGTCGCTGGGCCAGCAGGTCATCATCGAAAACGTCGGCGGTGCCGGTGGTACGCTGGGCGCGGCGCGCGTGGCGAAAGCCGCGCCGGACGGCTATACGGTGCTGCTGCATCACATTGGTCAAGCGACCAGCGTGGCGCTTTATCGTAAGCTACCCTACGATACGCTGAATGATTTCGCCCCGGTCGGCCTGATCACCGATGTGCCGATGACCTTCGTGGCGAAAAGCGCTTTTCCGGCGAAAGACCTGAAAGAACTGGTCGCTTACGCCCAGGCGAATAAGGACAAAGTATCCTACGCCAATGCGGGCGTTGGTTCCGCCTCGCATCTCTGCGGTATGCTGTTCATGACGGCGATCAAGGCCGAGCTGACCACGGTTCCCTATAAGGGGACCGGCCCGGCGATGAACGATTTGCTGGGCGGTCAGGTCGATTTCATGTGCGATCAGACCACCAATACCACCAGCCAGATCAAGGGCGGCAAGATTAAGGTCTATGGCGTTACCACCAAGACCCGCGTGCCGTCGCTGAACGAAGTGCCGACGATGGACGAAGCCGGTCTGCCGGGCTTCGAAGTCGCGGTGTGGCACGGTCTCTACGCGCCGAAGGGCACGCCGCAACCGGTCATCGCCAAGCTGACCAAGGCTTTGCAGGAAGCCTTGAAAGACCCGAATGTCGTCACCCGCTTTGCCGAACTGGGGACCGAGCCGGTCAGCCCGGACCGCGCGACGCCGGAAGCCTTGGGCAAGCACTTGAAGGCCGAAATCGACAAATGGTCGCCGATCATCAAGGCGGCGGGGGTTTACGCGGATTAA
- a CDS encoding DUF2244 domain-containing protein — protein sequence MSLSPPDIAETADPGPVVFDAELRPHRSLSMRGFRLLMGAVIAVSAIAGGAVYVAGAWPVIGFMGADILLIYWAFRASYRAAKRCERLRLTPAWLTIQRIDPRGRGRTEALRPHWLRVELDDPAGPSSPLLLWSHGRATPVGSFLPPTERERLAASLRAALGRLRFEPIR from the coding sequence ATGTCTCTTTCACCGCCGGATATAGCCGAAACTGCGGACCCGGGGCCTGTGGTTTTCGATGCCGAATTGCGCCCGCACCGCTCGCTGTCGATGCGGGGCTTTCGGCTGTTGATGGGGGCGGTGATTGCCGTCAGCGCTATTGCGGGCGGGGCGGTCTATGTCGCCGGGGCCTGGCCGGTGATCGGGTTCATGGGCGCCGATATTCTGCTGATTTATTGGGCTTTCCGCGCCTCCTACCGGGCGGCGAAACGCTGCGAGCGGTTGCGGCTGACCCCCGCGTGGCTCACCATCCAGCGCATCGACCCGCGCGGGCGCGGCCGGACGGAAGCCCTGCGGCCCCACTGGTTGCGCGTCGAGTTGGATGACCCCGCCGGGCCGTCCTCCCCCCTGCTGCTGTGGAGCCACGGGCGCGCGACGCCGGTCGGCAGTTTCCTGCCACCGACGGAACGCGAACGGTTAGCCGCGTCCCTCCGCGCCGCGCTGGGGCGGCTGCGGTTCGAGCCGATCCGCTGA
- a CDS encoding DUF1150 family protein, with the protein MLFMQRPTSFTPTDFAALGAGGVAYVKPVIHDGQAAYGIFGADGTAMAIATTRDLALAAIKQNDLEPMDAH; encoded by the coding sequence ATGTTGTTCATGCAGCGCCCCACCAGTTTCACCCCCACCGATTTCGCCGCGCTGGGCGCAGGCGGGGTGGCCTATGTGAAGCCGGTCATTCATGACGGCCAAGCTGCCTATGGAATTTTCGGGGCCGATGGAACCGCGATGGCCATTGCCACCACGCGCGACCTTGCCCTGGCCGCGATCAAACAGAATGACCTGGAGCCGATGGACGCCCATTGA
- the xseA gene encoding exodeoxyribonuclease VII large subunit, whose protein sequence is MTAPELTHNLPELSVGQLSNALQRTVENAFPRVRVRGEISGFKRAPSGHLYLTLKDPDAVLGAVCWKGVAARLSIRPEDGMEVIATGKLTTFAGQSKYQLVIDQMELAGRGALLALIEERKRRLASEGLFEAARKRPLPLLPRVIGVVTSPTGAVIRDILHRLNDRFPRPVLVWPVLVQGEQAAAQIVAAIRGFNQLPDGGPIPRPDVLIVARGGGSIEDLMAFNEEAVVRAAAASAIPLISAVGHETDTTLIDFASDRRAPTPTAAAEMAVPVRAELRQAVRERGQRLDQAADRLLQDRNLRLDALARGLTDPRRAVAEARQRLADRDQRLQQAMRQRLAVQRASVATLGARLPHPQAQITLARSRFVAEGKALDQSVQRQVFVCGQRLDGLAARLRVEPLRQELGRQAQGLRQLADRLPVAYAQMRRLREDRLGGLGRLLESYSYKGTLARGFVVLRDEAGALLSGLSALPAGQRVVLEAQDGTRTAELLGEGAPPPTRPAKPKSKAAAATQESLF, encoded by the coding sequence ATGACCGCGCCCGAGTTGACCCATAATCTGCCCGAACTATCCGTCGGCCAATTGTCGAACGCGCTTCAGCGCACCGTGGAGAATGCTTTTCCGCGCGTGCGGGTGCGCGGCGAAATCTCCGGCTTTAAGCGCGCCCCTTCGGGCCATCTCTACCTCACCCTCAAAGACCCGGATGCGGTTCTCGGTGCTGTGTGCTGGAAGGGCGTCGCCGCCCGCCTGTCCATCCGGCCCGAAGACGGGATGGAGGTGATTGCCACCGGTAAGTTGACCACTTTCGCCGGGCAGTCGAAATATCAACTCGTCATCGATCAGATGGAACTGGCCGGGCGCGGGGCGCTGCTGGCGCTGATCGAGGAGCGGAAGCGCCGCCTGGCCTCCGAAGGGCTGTTCGAGGCGGCGCGCAAGCGCCCGTTGCCGCTGCTGCCGCGCGTGATTGGCGTCGTCACCTCCCCCACCGGGGCGGTCATCCGCGATATTCTGCATCGGTTGAACGACCGTTTTCCGCGCCCCGTGCTGGTCTGGCCGGTGCTGGTGCAGGGGGAACAGGCGGCGGCGCAGATCGTCGCCGCGATCCGGGGCTTCAATCAATTGCCGGACGGCGGACCGATCCCGCGCCCGGATGTGCTGATCGTCGCGCGCGGGGGCGGGTCGATTGAAGATCTGATGGCGTTTAACGAGGAAGCGGTGGTGCGCGCGGCAGCGGCCAGTGCGATCCCGCTGATTTCCGCCGTGGGCCATGAAACCGATACAACGCTGATCGATTTTGCGTCCGACCGCCGCGCCCCGACGCCGACCGCCGCCGCCGAAATGGCCGTGCCGGTGCGGGCTGAGTTGCGCCAGGCGGTGCGGGAGCGCGGGCAACGGCTCGATCAGGCCGCCGACCGTCTGCTACAGGACCGTAACTTACGCCTCGATGCCCTGGCGCGTGGCTTGACCGATCCGCGCCGGGCGGTGGCGGAAGCCCGTCAGCGTTTGGCTGACCGGGATCAACGCTTGCAGCAGGCGATGCGTCAGCGGCTGGCGGTGCAGCGGGCATCGGTCGCGACCTTAGGCGCCCGCCTGCCGCATCCGCAGGCGCAAATCACCCTGGCGCGCAGCCGGTTTGTGGCCGAAGGCAAAGCGCTCGATCAGAGTGTGCAGCGGCAGGTTTTCGTCTGCGGGCAACGGCTCGACGGCTTGGCGGCACGCTTACGGGTCGAACCCCTGCGGCAAGAGTTAGGCCGTCAAGCCCAAGGGCTGCGGCAATTGGCGGATCGGTTGCCGGTGGCTTACGCGCAAATGCGCCGTCTGCGCGAGGACCGGCTGGGCGGCCTTGGGCGGTTGCTGGAGAGTTATTCCTATAAGGGCACGCTGGCGCGCGGCTTTGTTGTGCTGCGGGATGAGGCGGGGGCGCTGCTGTCGGGCCTCTCCGCGCTGCCCGCCGGGCAGCGGGTGGTCCTGGAAGCGCAAGACGGCACCCGCACAGCGGAACTGCTGGGGGAAGGCGCCCCGCCGCCGACGCGCCCGGCAAAACCCAAGTCCAAGGCGGCTGCCGCAACCCAGGAGAGCCTGTTTTGA
- a CDS encoding AzlC family ABC transporter permease, which yields MSPPVYGFRAGFIACLPLAFSVVIFGLVYGLIAAGKGYSTAETVLMSLIVFAGSSQLLALELWTQPPAIPVLALAVLILNLRYLLQTAALKDLLLPLGLPRALAAAAFNADENWAVTIKALRGPDGDAVRASYYLGSAACLYSFWAISGGIGWFAGGLVPNPEALGLGIVGTAVFVSLLQGLYRSPADLMPWGVAAACAGVASLTLPGAWYILIGGIAGSLAGALRDARKPQFQRAAA from the coding sequence GTGTCTCCCCCGGTCTATGGTTTTCGGGCGGGCTTTATCGCCTGCCTACCGCTTGCCTTCAGCGTCGTCATTTTCGGGCTGGTCTATGGGCTGATCGCCGCCGGTAAGGGCTATAGCACCGCCGAAACCGTGCTGATGAGCCTGATCGTTTTCGCCGGGTCCAGCCAATTGCTGGCCCTCGAACTCTGGACCCAGCCGCCCGCGATTCCCGTGCTGGCGCTGGCCGTGCTGATCCTGAACCTGCGCTATCTGCTGCAAACGGCAGCGTTGAAAGACCTACTGCTACCGCTCGGGCTGCCGCGCGCACTGGCCGCCGCCGCCTTCAATGCCGATGAAAATTGGGCCGTAACCATCAAGGCGCTGCGCGGGCCGGACGGGGATGCCGTGCGCGCCAGCTATTACCTGGGGTCCGCCGCCTGCCTGTATAGCTTCTGGGCGATTTCTGGCGGGATCGGCTGGTTTGCGGGCGGCTTGGTACCGAACCCGGAAGCCCTGGGCCTTGGCATCGTCGGCACCGCCGTTTTCGTCTCGCTGCTGCAAGGCCTCTACCGCAGCCCTGCCGATCTGATGCCCTGGGGCGTCGCCGCCGCCTGCGCCGGGGTGGCCAGCCTGACCCTACCGGGCGCTTGGTACATCTTGATCGGCGGCATTGCCGGATCGCTGGCCGGGGCGCTGCGTGACGCCAGGAAACCACAGTTTCAGAGGGCCGCCGCATGA
- a CDS encoding AzlD family protein translates to MSFPSLAEMLRVDSLTLLAFIAMGAASFAVRAGGILMVRFLKPSPFLDAFLHHLPGAMFAALVLPALLKGGPAEWAGAGAAYLGARLTGQLAVALGLAVAVTVGLKLLGA, encoded by the coding sequence ATGAGTTTCCCCAGCCTGGCGGAGATGCTCCGCGTCGATAGCCTCACCCTGCTCGCTTTCATTGCGATGGGCGCCGCCAGCTTTGCCGTGCGCGCGGGCGGCATTCTGATGGTGCGCTTTTTAAAGCCGTCGCCGTTTCTCGATGCCTTTTTGCACCATCTCCCCGGGGCCATGTTCGCCGCGCTGGTGCTGCCTGCACTGTTGAAGGGCGGCCCTGCCGAATGGGCAGGGGCGGGGGCGGCCTATCTTGGTGCACGGCTGACCGGACAATTGGCCGTAGCTCTGGGGCTTGCCGTGGCGGTCACGGTCGGGCTTAAGCTTTTGGGCGCCTAA
- a CDS encoding type II toxin-antitoxin system RelE/ParE family toxin has product MAFVIRYYSVDVQSGIASLPASLIARYIALTERMIDYGPNLGAPHTKALGDGLFELRLKSADGIARVFFALQAGQIIVMLHSLVKKNQKTPPRDLRLAVSRLQEIRRAPR; this is encoded by the coding sequence ATGGCCTTCGTCATTCGATATTACAGCGTCGACGTTCAATCAGGGATTGCGTCCCTGCCAGCTTCCCTGATTGCGCGGTATATCGCTTTGACGGAACGCATGATTGACTATGGCCCGAACCTTGGGGCGCCGCATACCAAAGCGCTGGGGGATGGTCTATTCGAATTACGTCTGAAAAGCGCCGATGGTATCGCTCGGGTTTTCTTCGCTCTACAGGCGGGGCAGATCATTGTGATGCTGCATAGTCTTGTGAAGAAAAACCAAAAGACTCCGCCGCGTGATCTGCGGCTTGCCGTTTCCCGTTTGCAGGAGATCCGCCGTGCCCCACGATGA
- the nth gene encoding endonuclease III: MTKAQIDGFFATLAAANPDPKTELEYSSAYTLLVAVVLSAQATDVSVNKATRGLFAAADTPAKMVALGEDGIRDHIKTIGLFNAKAKNVLALSQILLDRFNGDVPARREDLEALPGVGRKTANVVLNVYFGEPTMAVDTHIFRLGNRTGLAPGATPLAVEEALLKRIPVQWLRHAHHWLILHGRYICKARKPECDRCPVTEFCRYKGKSIG; the protein is encoded by the coding sequence ATGACGAAGGCCCAGATCGACGGGTTTTTCGCGACCCTCGCCGCCGCTAATCCCGACCCGAAGACCGAGCTTGAGTATTCCAGCGCTTATACGCTGCTGGTCGCGGTCGTGCTCTCGGCCCAGGCAACCGATGTATCGGTCAACAAAGCAACGCGCGGCCTATTCGCCGCCGCCGATACCCCGGCAAAAATGGTGGCGTTGGGGGAAGACGGTATCCGCGACCACATCAAGACCATCGGCCTCTTCAACGCCAAGGCCAAGAATGTGCTGGCGCTGAGCCAAATCTTGCTGGATCGCTTCAACGGCGACGTCCCCGCCCGCCGGGAGGATTTGGAAGCCCTGCCCGGCGTCGGTCGCAAGACCGCCAATGTCGTGCTGAACGTCTATTTCGGCGAACCGACAATGGCGGTCGATACCCACATTTTCCGCCTCGGCAACCGCACCGGCCTCGCCCCCGGCGCAACGCCTCTCGCCGTCGAAGAAGCGTTGCTAAAGCGCATCCCCGTCCAATGGCTGCGCCACGCCCACCATTGGTTGATCCTGCACGGCCGCTACATCTGCAAGGCCCGGAAACCGGAGTGTGACCGCTGCCCGGTGACGGAATTTTGCCGGTACAAGGGGAAATCCATCGGCTAG
- a CDS encoding tripartite tricarboxylate transporter TctB family protein, with amino-acid sequence MALSIRHPKDFLSGVIFIALGLGFLYIAQDYRMGTATRMGPGYFPSILAGILTLIGLTTSLRALFRDGEKVEGFAWKPLVIVLVGTVLFGVLVRDAGLIVALLAYIGITATASIYFHWRPTLMMAVGLTVFSVIIFIKALGLPIPMIGAWFGA; translated from the coding sequence ATGGCTTTATCCATCCGCCATCCGAAAGACTTCCTGTCCGGCGTGATCTTCATCGCGCTCGGCCTGGGCTTTCTCTATATCGCGCAAGATTATCGCATGGGCACGGCGACCCGCATGGGGCCGGGCTATTTTCCGTCGATCCTGGCAGGCATTCTAACCCTGATCGGCCTTACCACCAGTTTGCGGGCCTTGTTCCGTGACGGCGAGAAGGTCGAAGGTTTTGCCTGGAAGCCGCTGGTTATTGTGCTGGTGGGCACGGTGCTGTTCGGCGTGCTGGTGCGCGATGCTGGGCTGATCGTTGCCCTGCTGGCCTATATCGGTATCACGGCCACGGCCTCGATCTATTTCCACTGGCGGCCGACGCTGATGATGGCGGTCGGGCTGACGGTGTTTTCCGTCATTATCTTCATCAAAGCCTTGGGCCTGCCGATCCCGATGATCGGCGCCTGGTTCGGCGCGTAA
- a CDS encoding LacI family DNA-binding transcriptional regulator codes for MAAPRANLKTLAEHLGLSVTTVSRALKDGPEVRPETIAKVKAAAAEFGYVPNIGGVHLRTGRTMKICSILYAPEVGDYGDPAFLAQVESLSNGLEPAFYNLMVLAQTAGQAPLDPVRKVLDQRLADAVIFSRTQPQDARAAYCLERDFPFVSFGRTALPTPHAYIDHDDEGAVFDAVTALIRDGHRRIALLNPTGGLTYLGLREQGYRRAFEAAGLPVDPALLRLAPLSVRAHREAVMALLAEAPSVTAFVGANQMSVVGALEAIVETGRDTGRDGLRVVGFGGMPFRMLSDQKVVYYYQPQRRVGALLAEHCLALLNGADPAGLQTVLPYTRIEDLRRFRINEELGE; via the coding sequence ATGGCAGCACCACGCGCGAATCTGAAGACCTTGGCCGAACATCTCGGCCTGTCGGTCACGACCGTCTCGCGGGCGCTGAAAGATGGGCCGGAGGTGCGCCCGGAGACGATTGCCAAAGTAAAAGCCGCCGCCGCCGAATTCGGCTATGTGCCGAATATCGGCGGTGTGCATTTGCGCACCGGGCGGACGATGAAAATCTGCTCGATCCTCTATGCACCCGAGGTTGGTGATTATGGCGACCCGGCGTTTTTGGCGCAGGTGGAGAGCCTGTCGAACGGGCTGGAGCCCGCCTTTTATAATCTGATGGTTTTGGCCCAAACGGCCGGGCAGGCGCCGCTCGATCCGGTGCGCAAGGTGCTCGACCAGCGCCTTGCCGATGCGGTGATTTTCTCGCGCACGCAGCCACAGGACGCGCGGGCGGCCTATTGCCTGGAGCGGGATTTTCCCTTCGTTAGTTTCGGGCGCACCGCGCTTCCCACCCCGCACGCCTATATCGATCATGACGACGAGGGGGCGGTCTTCGATGCGGTGACGGCGCTGATCCGCGATGGTCACCGGCGGATTGCCCTTCTGAACCCGACGGGCGGTCTAACCTATCTTGGTTTGCGCGAGCAGGGTTACCGGCGCGCTTTCGAGGCGGCAGGCCTGCCTGTCGATCCGGCGCTGCTGCGGCTCGCTCCCCTCTCGGTTCGTGCGCATCGGGAGGCGGTCATGGCGCTGCTGGCGGAAGCGCCGAGCGTCACTGCCTTTGTGGGCGCCAATCAAATGTCGGTCGTCGGCGCCCTCGAAGCGATTGTCGAAACTGGGCGCGATACCGGGCGCGATGGGCTGCGCGTCGTTGGTTTCGGCGGCATGCCATTCCGCATGCTGTCGGACCAAAAGGTGGTTTACTACTATCAGCCGCAGCGGCGCGTTGGGGCCCTGCTGGCGGAGCATTGTCTGGCGCTGCTGAACGGGGCGGACCCCGCGGGGCTGCAAACCGTACTGCCCTATACGCGGATCGAGGATTTGCGCCGCTTTCGCATCAATGAGGAACTGGGCGAATAG
- a CDS encoding FMN-binding negative transcriptional regulator yields MYIPPAFAETDRAALHAFIAAHPFALLTTADPAGGAPLVTGLPLILAPEEGAHGTLYGHFAKPNPQGAAVFTAPSRIIFQGPDGYISPGWYPTKQEHGKAVPTWNYQLVDVTGTAEAITDPAAMRALLVRLTDKFESHRAERWQVSDAPESYIAAMLKGITAFKLPIATLAGKWKLSQNRPAEDRLGVIAGLRADGAEALADVTPVP; encoded by the coding sequence ATGTATATCCCGCCCGCCTTCGCCGAAACCGACCGCGCTGCCCTGCACGCTTTTATCGCCGCGCATCCCTTCGCGCTGCTGACGACGGCGGACCCGGCGGGCGGCGCGCCGCTGGTCACGGGTCTGCCGCTGATCCTGGCGCCGGAAGAAGGGGCGCACGGTACCCTCTACGGTCATTTCGCCAAGCCCAATCCGCAGGGCGCAGCCGTCTTTACCGCGCCGTCGCGGATCATCTTTCAAGGGCCGGACGGCTATATCTCGCCCGGTTGGTATCCAACGAAGCAGGAGCACGGCAAAGCGGTGCCGACCTGGAATTACCAGCTTGTCGATGTCACCGGCACCGCCGAGGCGATCACCGACCCGGCGGCGATGCGCGCCCTGCTGGTCCGATTGACGGATAAATTTGAAAGCCACCGCGCCGAACGCTGGCAGGTTTCCGACGCGCCAGAGAGCTATATTGCCGCCATGCTGAAGGGGATTACCGCCTTCAAGCTGCCCATCGCCACCCTGGCCGGGAAATGGAAACTCTCGCAGAACCGCCCGGCGGAAGATCGGCTGGGCGTCATCGCTGGACTGCGCGCCGATGGGGCCGAGGCGCTGGCCGATGTAACCCCGGTTCCCTAA
- a CDS encoding tripartite tricarboxylate transporter permease, protein MELLANLATGIEAAITFQNLLYCLGGVLLGTLIGVLPGLGPVATIAMLLPATFALPPLSALIMLAGIYYGAQYGGSTTAILINLPGESSSVVTALDGYQMARQGRAGAALSTAALGSFFAGSVATLLLAVFAPPLAEMALKFGPAEYFSLMVLGLVASVALAHGSLLKAIGMIVLGLLLGLVGADVNSGTPRFTFDIPELADNINFVALAMGMFGVGEIIKNLESEGNREVMIKKVTGLLPTRDDFKAIWKPVLRGTGLGSILGILPGGGAILSSFAAYSLEKKLSKTPERFGKGAIEGVAAPESANNAGAQTSFIPMLTLGIPSNPVMALMAGAMIIQGIQPGPLVMTEQPTLFWGIIVSMWIGNFFLVILNLPMIGLWVRLLTVPYHLLFPAILAFCGIGVYSLNNTSFDVFLMAGFGVAGYIFAKLECEPAPLLLGFILGPMMEENLRRAMTLSRGDAMVFVERPISATMLVLSALALIVVLSPTIRKKREEAFQEE, encoded by the coding sequence ATGGAACTTCTCGCTAATCTCGCGACCGGCATCGAAGCCGCGATCACCTTTCAAAATCTCCTGTACTGCCTGGGCGGGGTGCTGCTTGGCACGCTGATCGGCGTGTTGCCGGGCTTGGGGCCGGTGGCGACCATCGCCATGCTGCTGCCCGCGACGTTTGCCCTGCCGCCGCTGTCCGCCCTGATCATGCTCGCGGGTATTTATTACGGCGCGCAGTACGGCGGCTCAACGACCGCCATTCTGATCAACCTGCCGGGTGAATCTTCGTCGGTCGTGACGGCGCTCGACGGCTATCAGATGGCCCGCCAGGGCCGGGCCGGAGCGGCGCTGTCCACGGCGGCGCTGGGGTCGTTCTTCGCGGGATCGGTGGCGACGCTGCTGCTGGCGGTTTTTGCGCCGCCGCTCGCCGAAATGGCGTTGAAATTTGGCCCCGCCGAATATTTCTCGCTGATGGTCTTAGGCTTGGTCGCCTCCGTCGCCCTCGCCCACGGCTCCTTGCTGAAAGCCATCGGCATGATCGTGCTCGGGCTGCTGCTCGGGCTGGTTGGGGCCGACGTCAACAGTGGCACGCCGCGCTTTACCTTCGATATCCCCGAACTCGCCGATAACATCAACTTCGTCGCCCTGGCGATGGGCATGTTCGGCGTCGGCGAGATCATCAAGAACCTCGAAAGCGAGGGTAACCGCGAGGTGATGATCAAGAAAGTGACCGGCCTGCTGCCGACGCGGGACGATTTCAAAGCGATCTGGAAGCCGGTGCTGCGCGGCACGGGGCTTGGCTCCATCCTCGGTATTCTGCCGGGCGGCGGGGCGATCCTCTCGTCCTTTGCGGCCTACTCGCTGGAAAAGAAACTGTCGAAGACGCCGGAACGCTTCGGCAAGGGTGCCATCGAAGGCGTGGCTGCGCCGGAAAGCGCCAATAACGCCGGGGCTCAGACCAGCTTCATCCCGATGCTAACCCTCGGCATTCCGTCGAACCCCGTGATGGCCTTGATGGCCGGCGCGATGATCATTCAGGGCATCCAACCGGGGCCGCTGGTGATGACCGAACAGCCGACGCTGTTCTGGGGGATCATCGTGTCGATGTGGATCGGGAATTTCTTCCTGGTCATCCTGAATCTGCCGATGATCGGCCTATGGGTGCGCCTGCTGACCGTGCCCTATCATCTGCTGTTTCCGGCGATTCTCGCCTTCTGCGGTATCGGGGTCTATAGCCTCAACAACACCAGTTTCGACGTGTTCCTGATGGCCGGGTTCGGCGTCGCGGGCTACATCTTCGCGAAACTGGAGTGCGAGCCTGCGCCCTTGTTGCTGGGCTTCATCCTCGGGCCGATGATGGAAGAAAATCTGCGCCGCGCCATGACCCTGTCGCGCGGCGATGCGATGGTCTTCGTCGAACGGCCGATCAGCGCGACCATGCTGGTGCTCTCGGCACTGGCCTTGATCGTCGTCCTCAGCCCCACGATCCGCAAAAAGCGTGAGGAAGCCTTCCAAGAGGAATGA
- a CDS encoding Hsp20 family protein has translation MTRVSVLNSPFLLGFEHVERTLDRIAKSANEGYPPYNIEQTGENSLRITLAVAGFRREDLSIQIENNQLVIRGRQQDDPNRIFLHRGIAARQFQRTFVLVEGIEVTGAEIDNGLLNVDLHRPMPEITVRTVEIKTPVKAPAPKPKTLDVAPD, from the coding sequence ATGACCCGCGTTTCGGTGCTGAATTCGCCGTTTCTCTTAGGGTTCGAGCATGTCGAACGCACGCTCGACCGGATTGCCAAAAGCGCGAACGAGGGCTACCCGCCCTATAATATCGAACAGACCGGCGAAAACAGCCTACGCATCACCCTGGCCGTTGCCGGGTTTCGGCGCGAAGACCTATCGATCCAGATCGAGAACAACCAGCTTGTGATCCGCGGCCGCCAGCAAGACGATCCCAATCGGATCTTTTTGCATCGGGGTATTGCCGCGCGGCAATTCCAGCGCACCTTTGTGCTGGTCGAGGGGATCGAGGTTACGGGTGCCGAGATCGATAATGGCCTGCTGAACGTCGACCTCCACCGCCCGATGCCGGAAATCACCGTGCGCACGGTCGAAATTAAAACGCCGGTCAAGGCCCCCGCGCCGAAACCCAAGACTCTCGACGTGGCGCCGGACTGA